The Gorilla gorilla gorilla isolate KB3781 chromosome 17, NHGRI_mGorGor1-v2.1_pri, whole genome shotgun sequence genome contains a region encoding:
- the ONECUT2 gene encoding one cut domain family member 2 isoform X3, translating into MKAAYTAYRCLTKDLEGCAMNPELTMESLGTLHGPAGGGSGGGGGGGGGGGGGGPGHEQELLASPSPHHAGRGAAGSLRGPPPPPTAHQELGTAAAAAAAASRSAMVTSMASILDGGDYRPELSIPLHHAMSMSCDSSPPGMGMSNTYTTLTPLQPLPPISTVSDKFHHPHPHHHPHHHHHHHHHQRLSSNVSGSFTLMRDERGLPAMNNLYSPYKEMPGMSQSLSPLAATPLGNGLGGLHNAQQSLPNYGPPGHDKMLSPNFDAHHTAMLTRGEQHLSRGLGTPPAAMMSHLNGLHHPGHTQSHGPVLAPSRERPPSSSSGSQVATSGQLEEINTKEVAQRITAELKRYSIPQAIFAQRVLCRSQGTLSDLLRNPKPWSKLKSGRETFRRMWKWLQEPEFQRMSALRLAGLKVMRKVMLRLLASFSF; encoded by the coding sequence ATGAAGGCTGCCTACACCGCTTATCGATGCCTCACCAAAGACCTAGAAGGCTGCGCCATGAACCCGGAGCTGACAATGGAAAGTCTGGGCACTTTGCACGGGCCGGCCGGCGGCGGCAgtggcgggggcggcggcgggggcggcgggggcggcggcgggggccCGGGCCATGAGCAGGAGCTGctggccagccccagcccccaccacGCGGGCCGCGGCGCCGCTGGCTCGCTGCGGGGCCCTCCGCCGCCTCCAACCGCGCACCAGGAGCTGGGCacggcggcagcggcggcagcggcggcgtcGCGCTCGGCCATGGTCACCAGCATGGCCTCGATCCTGGACGGCGGCGACTACCGGCCCGAGCTCTCCATCCCGCTGCACCACGCCATGAGCATGTCCTGCGACTCGTCTCCGCCTGGCATGGGCATGAGCAACACCTACACCACGCTGACACCGCTCCAGCCGCTGCCACCCATCTCCACCGTGTCTGACAAGTTCCACCACCCTCACCCGCACCACCATccgcaccaccaccaccaccaccaccaccaccagcgcCTGTCCAGCAACGTCAGCGGCAGCTTCACCCTCATGCGCGACGAGCGCGGGCTCCCGGCCATGAACAACCTCTACAGTCCCTACAAGGAGATGCCCGGCATGAGCCAGAGCCTGTCCCCGCTGGCCGCCACGCCGCTGGGCAACGGGCTAGGCGGCCTCCACAACGCGCAGCAGAGTCTGCCCAACTACGGTCCGCCGGGCCACGACAAAATGCTCAGCCCCAACTTCGACGCGCACCACACTGCCATGCTGACCCGCGGTGAGCAACACCTGTCCCGCGGCCTGGGCACCCCACCTGCGGCCATGATGTCGCACCTGAACGGCCTGCACCACCCGGGCCACACTCAGTCTCACGGGCCGGTGCTGGCACCCAGTCGCGAGCGGCCACCCTCGTCCTCATCGGGCTCGCAGGTGGCCACGTCGGGCCAGCTGGAAGAAATCAACACCAAAGAGGTGGCCCAGCGCATCACAGCGGAGCTGAAGCGCTACAGTATCCCCCAGGCGATCTTCGCGCAGAGGGTGCTGTGCCGGTCTCAGGGGACTCTCTCCGACCTGCTCCGGAATCCAAAACCGTGGAGTAAACTCAAATCTGGCAGGGAGACCTTCCGCAGGATGTGGAAGTGGCTTCAGGAGCCCGAGTTCCAGCGCATGTCCGCCTTACGCCTGGCAG